The following nucleotide sequence is from Strix uralensis isolate ZFMK-TIS-50842 chromosome 15, bStrUra1, whole genome shotgun sequence.
CTGCTCCCAGGTTTGAGACATTGTTGACAGGCTGAAGAAAGGATTTGCAGAGACCTCCTCACTGTGTAAATAAAGTGATGGCTGGAATTCAACTCCCCAAGCAATGATATTAAACAGTAAGATTGCTAGGCCAAAGCATTACCAGGAACAAATTATGAGGAAAGAGACTATTTGCATTTGGTTGCAATGATGAACTAAAACCATCTGTGGAGAGCAGGTACCCTttgatttgcatatttttttcctcatgaatgCAGTTTTTGTAGCCTGCAAGGTAGTCATGATTCGGATCAGATCTGTGATAGCCACAGgagataaatgaaaataaaggggCTTGGTGGATGAAAGAACGAGGCCTCAGCTGTTCCCTGTTTCAATTTGAGAGTTTCATCTTTTCTTGTTAGCAAAACAGTAGTTTGTGTCAAATGTTCTGGACAATAAGAAAATGCAGATCTCTGGTTTTCCAAAACATAGATTCAGTGTTACAACTATGTTGCCCTGCTCTATGTCCAAGGGACTGTCCTCCAAATGCAAATGGCTTTGAACTTTCTAATGAAAGTTAAGGTTACGCTGTAAATAGAACAAAACCTTTTTGCATTAAGCGATTCAAAAAAGCACTTGCAAAATGGAGGTTGCAATGGTGAGTGCAGATAGCTCTGGGTGCAACAGCCACATGCCCTATGGATATGCGGTCCAAGCTCGGGCCCGAGAGAGAGAGCGGCTGGCACAGTCGAGAGCCGCAGCAGCTGCGGCTGTAgcggcagcaacagcagcagttgAAGGTGGGGCAACAGGTGGAGGTGGACCGTATCACCACTACCATCAGGAACAGAGTCGAGGTGCATCCTCCTCTCATGGTGGGAATGCGTCACGCAGCAGCATGCCCCACCGCCAGAGTGGTAAGAGGcggaagaaagggaaaaagaggagccACCACTTGGGAAGTAGGGAGTGTGGGGCCTCCTTCCCCTGttctgagctgctgcctctcagTGGTTCTGAAGAGAGAATACTGAAGGACttgagtgaggaggaagaggaggatgatgatgaggatgaagacgatgaggaagaaggaaagctCTACTACAGTGATGACTATGGGGAGGATGAGTTTTCGTACTCGGACCAGCCACCTGATGATGGTGGAGGCCCTGGGGGTTACAGCTCTGTTCGCTACAGTGAGTACGAGTGTTGTGAGCGTGTGGTAATCAACGTGTCAGGACTGCGGTTTGAGACCCAACTGAAGACATTAGCTCAGTTCCCAGAGACATTGTTGGGTGATCCAGCGAAGCGAGGGAGATACTTTGACCCTCTCAGGAATGAATACTTCTTTGATAGGAACCGGCCCAGCTTCGATGCCATCCTGTACTACTACCAGAGTGGTGGTCGGCTGAAGAGGCCAGTCAATGTACCCTTTGACATCTTCACTGAGGAGGTGAAATTCTACCAACTTGGGGAGGAGGCCATGCTCAAGTTTAGAGAGGATGAAGGGTTTgtcaaagaggaagaggacaaagCTTTGCCAGAGAACGAGTTTAAGAGACAGGTTTGGCTGCTGTTTGAGTACCCGGAGAGCTCCAGTCCAGCCAGAGGCATTGCCATTGTCTCTGTCTTGGTCATCTTGATCTCCATCGTCATCTTTTGTCTGGAGACTTTGCCAGAGTTCAGAGATGACAAAGAATTCATCATGTCCTTGAGCTTAGGGAAGGGGCTTTCCAATGAGTCGCTTCACCTGGATGCTGGGGAGCACACCATCTTCAATGACCCTTTTTTCATTGTAGAGACAGTTTGCATCATTTGGTTCTCCTTTGAGTTTACAGTGCGCTGCTTTGCATGTCCAAGCAAAGCACACTTCTTCAAGAACATCATGAACATCATAGACATTGTCTCCATCTTGCCTTACTTCATTACTCTGGGGACTGACTTGGCACAGGAGCAGGGCAGTAATGGTCAACAGGCCATGTCTTTTGCCATCCTGAGGATCATCCGTCTGGTCAGGGTGTTTCGcatcttcaagctctccaggcacTCCAAGGGTTTGCAGATCCTGGGTCATACACTCAGGGCCAGCATGAGGGAACTCGGCCtcctcatcttttttctttttattggagtcattttgttttccagtgctgTTTACTTTGCAGAAGCTGATGAGCCTGCCACCCATTTTCAAAGCATCCCAGATGCCTTTTGGTGGGCTGTAGTGACCATGACTACAGTTGGTTATGGGGATATGAAACCCATAACTGTGGGTGGGAAAATAGTTGGGTCCCTGTGTGCCATTGCAGGAGTGTTAACCATTGCTTTACCAGTGCCAGTGATTGTCTCCAATTTTAACTATTTCTACCACAGAGAGactgaaaatgaagaacaaacGCAGCTGATGCAAAATGCAGTCAGTTGCCCTTACCTCCCAACAAATTTACTGAAGAAATTTAGAAGCTCATCATCTTCATCCACAGAGGATAAATCAGAATATTTGGAGATGGAAGAAGGAGTTAAAGAATCTCTTtgtgtaaaggagaaaaaaagtcaggaCACAGGGAATAGTAGTgagtcagagaagaaaaactgtgTAAATTCAAATTCTGTGGAAACTGATGTGTAATTTTGAACGTTTCCaaatatatttatgcattaaAGAGTgcagtgaaaataatgaaatatgcaAACAAGAGTCCACAGCATACAGTAGTATGCCATTTAATggttaaatacaaataaaaagcatTGCTAAACTTGTATTACATATCAAGTAAGTGGTATAACTTGAGGAAGGGATTGCTAGATCTGATATAATTTCagactttgtatttttcttagaaTGCAAGTGTTTTGCACATGAGGctgaaaaatttattaaaaccAAGTCAGTTTTAAAGTGGGTGCATGAACTGTCGACATCACTAATAACAGCTCTGTGGTAAAAGTTGGCATTCAGAGGTATTTACTATGTAAGAAGCAATGAAGTTTGGTAGTCATTTATCTATTTATCAGTGCTTTAATAGCAGCTACCATAAATCATTGGATACCATAGTCATTGTTTTTCAAATGGTAAATTTATTGTAAAAAGATATTCTACAGAAGATAGatctaaatttttttcttgaaatctaTAATGCTTGTTTTTAACTGGAAATTTACTTTGAAAAGGCTGCTGACCCTCcagaaattgtttatttttataactctCTTTGGAGGCATTGCAGCATTTGTGGTctaataatgaaagaaatgaagTAAGAGAATCATTTAACCTGGT
It contains:
- the KCNA4 gene encoding potassium voltage-gated channel subfamily A member 4; amino-acid sequence: MEVAMVSADSSGCNSHMPYGYAVQARARERERLAQSRAAAAAAVAAATAAVEGGATGGGGPYHHYHQEQSRGASSSHGGNASRSSMPHRQSGKRRKKGKKRSHHLGSRECGASFPCSELLPLSGSEERILKDLSEEEEEDDDEDEDDEEEGKLYYSDDYGEDEFSYSDQPPDDGGGPGGYSSVRYSEYECCERVVINVSGLRFETQLKTLAQFPETLLGDPAKRGRYFDPLRNEYFFDRNRPSFDAILYYYQSGGRLKRPVNVPFDIFTEEVKFYQLGEEAMLKFREDEGFVKEEEDKALPENEFKRQVWLLFEYPESSSPARGIAIVSVLVILISIVIFCLETLPEFRDDKEFIMSLSLGKGLSNESLHLDAGEHTIFNDPFFIVETVCIIWFSFEFTVRCFACPSKAHFFKNIMNIIDIVSILPYFITLGTDLAQEQGSNGQQAMSFAILRIIRLVRVFRIFKLSRHSKGLQILGHTLRASMRELGLLIFFLFIGVILFSSAVYFAEADEPATHFQSIPDAFWWAVVTMTTVGYGDMKPITVGGKIVGSLCAIAGVLTIALPVPVIVSNFNYFYHRETENEEQTQLMQNAVSCPYLPTNLLKKFRSSSSSSTEDKSEYLEMEEGVKESLCVKEKKSQDTGNSSESEKKNCVNSNSVETDV